The proteins below are encoded in one region of Silene latifolia isolate original U9 population chromosome 2, ASM4854445v1, whole genome shotgun sequence:
- the LOC141641670 gene encoding secreted RxLR effector protein 161-like — protein sequence MGAEKADPTTYTSIVGCLLYLTASRPDLMFTASLLSRFMQNPSQHHYTAAKRVLRYIRGSTHLGLWYKPTQNSELVGYTNSNWGGSVDDMKSTSRYAYTLGSGILSWQSQKQDNVAQSTAEAE from the coding sequence ATGGGGGCTGAAAAGGCAGACCCTACCACTTATACAAGCATAGTTGGATGTTTGCTTTATCTAACAGCTTCAAGACCTGATCTAATGTTCACGGCAAGTCTTTTATCAAGGTTTATGCAGAACCCGAGTCAACATCACTACACCGCCGCGAAGAGAGTTTTAAGGTACATTCGAGGAAGTACACATTTGGGTCTTTGGTACAAACCAACTCAAAACTCTGAACTTGTCGGGTACACTAATAGTAATTGGGGTGGTTCCGTTGATGACATGAAAAGTACATCCAGATATGCATATACTCTAGGAAGTGGAATACTTTCATGGCAATCACAAAAGCAAGATAATGTTGCTCAGTCTACAGCTGAAGCAGAATAG
- the LOC141641668 gene encoding uncharacterized protein LOC141641668, which yields MASSSAMPSAPIFVGENYDFLCIKMKAMLTPLDLWEMIEQGFKLPESTVEQKISSDEQKLVKEKTTKNARAIAYLHSAIGEAIFPRIVNTTSAKEIWDILKVEFQGSHKVRAIKFQNLRRDFENLKMKPSESMKDNTSRIIDTVNQMKIYGDNISDKRIVNKTLCSLDNKFNFIIVTAIEESKDVDTLVPQELFGSLQAHESKVSGRNEGSSEGAFQAKHKQKSQNFKNNKKKANVQK from the coding sequence ATGGCTTCAAGTTCAGCAATGCCTTCCGCACCAATTTTCGTCGGTGAAAATTATGATTTTTTGTGTATCAAGATGAAGGCTATGTTAACTCCTCTAGATTTATGGGAGATGATCGAACAAGGGTTTAAACTACCTGAATCAACAGTTGAACAAAAGATATCATCTGATGAACAAAAGCTAGTAAAAGAGAAGACGACGAAGAATGCAAGAGCAATTGCATACTTACATTCTGCAATTGGAGAGGCAATTTTTCCAAGGATCGTCAATACAACTTCGGCAAAAGAAATATGGGACATTCTTAAGGTGGAGTTTCAAGGCTCACACAAAGTAAGAGCTATTAAATTCCAAAACTTGAGAAGAGATTTTGAAAACTTGAAAATGAAACCATCTGAATCAATGAAGGACAATACGTCTCGAATCATTGATACAGTAAACCAAATGAAAATTTATGGCGACAATATTTCTGACAAGAGGATAGTCAACAAAACTCTTTGTAGTCTCGACAACAAAttcaattttattattgttaccGCTATAGAAGAGTCAAAAGATGTTGATACATTAGTTCCGCAAGAATTATTTGGGTCTTTACAAGCCCATGAGTCAAAGGTTTCCGGTAGAAACGAAGGTTCATCGGAAGGAGCTTTTCAAGCAAAACATAAACAaaagtcccaaaatttcaaaaataacaaaaaaaaagcaAATGTCCAAAAATAA